The Virgibacillus sp. MSP4-1 genome has a segment encoding these proteins:
- a CDS encoding phosphatase PAP2 family protein, whose protein sequence is MIDISKERTRIPKQAAIFIAIILVVIAALFYVFLEMADNVLEKEKFMIDRMAREFVQSAESPAADRVFSLITELGSVMFITICSVLVAAGLWIFYQRRKWRILYFAVAMIGISVLTTVLKGLYERKRPSILAEYDGTGFSFPSGHSTGSMVFYGFLIYLTIRSGLHAYVKWLIYLLLVIIILAIGFSRIYLNVHYATDVIAGYLIGLIWLVSCVLVLEYTLWRKRRK, encoded by the coding sequence GTGATTGATATCAGTAAGGAGCGAACCAGGATTCCAAAACAGGCAGCCATATTCATAGCCATCATCCTTGTGGTCATAGCCGCTTTATTCTATGTCTTTCTGGAAATGGCAGATAACGTTCTGGAAAAAGAGAAATTTATGATTGACCGTATGGCCCGTGAGTTTGTTCAGAGTGCGGAATCGCCTGCTGCTGATAGGGTGTTCTCGCTGATAACTGAGTTAGGCTCTGTGATGTTCATTACGATTTGTTCGGTCCTGGTAGCTGCAGGGTTATGGATCTTTTATCAACGGAGGAAATGGCGGATCCTTTATTTTGCTGTGGCGATGATTGGCATTAGTGTGTTAACCACTGTTTTAAAAGGGCTCTATGAAAGAAAAAGGCCAAGTATCTTAGCCGAATATGATGGTACGGGATTTAGTTTTCCCAGCGGTCATTCTACCGGTTCGATGGTCTTTTATGGCTTTCTTATTTATCTGACCATTAGAAGTGGACTGCATGCATACGTCAAATGGCTGATTTATCTGCTTCTGGTTATCATCATTTTAGCTATAGGCTTCAGCCGCATTTATCTGAACGTCCATTATGCAACAGATGTTATCGCCGGCTATTTGATTGGGCTCATCTGGCTCGTCTCCTGTGTACTTGTGTTGGAGTATACCCTGTGGCGGAAAAGGCGAAAATAA
- a CDS encoding malate:quinone oxidoreductase: protein MSNQQTSTDVILIGAGIMSATLGSLLKELETDWNIKVFEKLSKSGEESSNEWNNAGTGHSALCELNYTPEQADGTIDTRKAIKINEQFQVSKQFWSYLVNQNRIQQPQEFIQPLPHMSLVHGEQNVSFLKKRFKALSKNPLFEGMEFSDDPEKLKDWIPVIMDDRSADEPIAATKMDSGTDVNFGALTRKLFNHLESQGVEVNYGHSVKDIKRTQDGRWELKVKNHMNGNVERHTAKFVFVGGGGGSLHLLQKSGIPEGKGIGGFPVSGLFMVCNNPDVIDRHYAKVYGKAKVGAPPMSVPHLDTRFIDNRRSLLFGPFAGFSPKFLKTGSWLDLFTSIKPHNVFTMLAAGVKNFPLTKYLIQQVLLTKERRMEELREFIPDAQSDDWDLVVAGQRVQVIKDTEEKGKGTLQFGTEVVSAEDGSIAALLGASPGASTAVHVMLEVLQKCFPEQMGEWEPKIKEMIPSYGESLMDNPDLLREIQSTANEALDLEGTEAYMAN from the coding sequence ATGAGTAATCAACAAACTAGCACAGACGTAATCTTAATTGGTGCAGGAATTATGAGTGCGACTTTGGGTTCATTGTTAAAAGAATTAGAGACAGATTGGAATATTAAAGTTTTTGAGAAGCTCAGCAAGTCCGGAGAGGAAAGTTCAAATGAGTGGAACAATGCAGGAACCGGACACTCTGCCCTCTGTGAGCTGAACTACACCCCGGAACAAGCAGATGGAACGATTGACACTCGGAAAGCCATAAAAATTAATGAACAGTTTCAGGTATCCAAACAGTTCTGGTCTTACCTTGTCAACCAGAACCGGATTCAGCAGCCACAGGAATTTATTCAGCCCCTCCCGCATATGAGTTTGGTACATGGAGAGCAGAATGTATCTTTTTTAAAGAAGCGTTTTAAAGCGCTATCAAAAAATCCGTTATTTGAGGGTATGGAATTTTCTGATGACCCGGAAAAATTAAAGGACTGGATTCCGGTGATTATGGATGACCGTTCTGCCGATGAGCCGATAGCGGCAACTAAAATGGATTCGGGAACGGATGTGAATTTTGGAGCCTTGACCCGTAAACTGTTTAACCACTTAGAGTCTCAAGGGGTTGAAGTGAATTACGGACATAGTGTCAAAGATATAAAGCGAACCCAGGACGGTCGATGGGAGCTAAAAGTAAAAAATCACATGAACGGCAATGTGGAGCGCCATACAGCAAAATTCGTTTTTGTTGGAGGTGGAGGAGGGAGTCTCCATTTACTGCAAAAATCCGGCATTCCAGAGGGCAAAGGAATTGGCGGTTTTCCTGTAAGCGGTCTGTTTATGGTATGTAACAATCCTGATGTAATAGACAGGCATTATGCCAAAGTCTATGGCAAAGCTAAGGTTGGAGCCCCTCCCATGTCGGTTCCGCACCTGGATACCAGATTTATAGACAACCGGAGATCCCTTTTATTTGGACCTTTTGCCGGCTTTTCGCCAAAGTTTTTGAAAACGGGTTCATGGCTGGATCTCTTCACGTCCATCAAACCGCATAATGTATTTACGATGCTGGCTGCAGGTGTAAAAAATTTCCCATTAACCAAGTACCTGATTCAGCAGGTGCTGTTAACGAAAGAAAGACGTATGGAAGAGCTAAGAGAGTTTATCCCGGATGCTCAATCTGATGATTGGGACTTGGTCGTCGCCGGCCAGCGTGTACAGGTCATCAAGGATACGGAGGAAAAAGGGAAAGGAACCCTTCAATTTGGCACAGAGGTCGTCAGTGCCGAAGATGGTTCTATTGCCGCATTGCTAGGGGCTTCCCCGGGTGCATCCACCGCTGTTCACGTCATGCTTGAAGTCCTTCAAAAATGTTTCCCTGAGCAGATGGGGGAATGGGAACCCAAAATAAAAGAAATGATTCCGTCCTATGGGGAATCCTTAATGGACAACCCTGACCTGCTGCGGGAGATCCAATCTACGGCAAATGAGGCCCTTGATCTGGAAGGAACGGAAGCCTATATGGCGAATTAA